From Rhineura floridana isolate rRhiFlo1 chromosome 5, rRhiFlo1.hap2, whole genome shotgun sequence, a single genomic window includes:
- the RSF1 gene encoding remodeling and spacing factor 1 isoform X1: MAGWPSGAERLRHSAPFRPVSLPSAPPPPSPSPSILSGSKMAAAAAAPPSPPPPPPPPAAPPTEGPSCPGSWPNFAVVCSFLERYGALLDLPELPFPELERVLQPPQEPGEQVPRELVELHLKLMRKIGKSVTADRWEKYLIKMCQEFNSTWAWEMEKKGYFEMSIECKLGILKYLCECQFDDNLKFKNIINEEDADAMRLQPIGRDKDGLTYWYQLDQDHNIRMYVEEQDDQDGSSWKCIVRSRNELAETLELLKAQIDPALLKKQQQDSSSRESPSIEGEEAKKGEETSAQESDLKVKEEKKEIKEEQQPKQLETLPLPAVSEEENKIKLEKVQDREIIKLPVIVKLDKLSENNGEMQITKEESDSFKENVKPVKAEVKLEPKDLKDVNSNTAKTVHEHERIEFCVSVKTPQEIVERTAEESEKLKNDQQAKIPLKKREIKLTDDYDSPLKGTLRKCITPTKDVLKEEGKQEEETFKRVPTITDGKLLVNGEVSSEKIMPNNKLEHSSSTKEDTPSLPKEKNGISGEKTVETVSAIVRTTEVESSLHTGKEVAVVIADVPLKEENSRKGKENLLDSVEAPSKMDDFLQKPEESMKAKDGLPPPKECLDKSLKAPSPKELVTPAVEEGLKNKVEPREKPDLPRVDVTPPPAPALLSEKSVPEREDSGAKSTLPNKSKIQEGQDSKPQKGSDVEGSETLKPGNAQSSVEETSETKKEPVKSKCKYKLISEEESSLTENREITSERQKDGIKLTIRISSRKKTDPPPKTQNAAAEKEEEAAVNVGRILRRSPRISKPTPKIVETRDQKPEKKRNEEEEAREKPVQKQEKKEDSKKQEKEMNSKASKASQRSKVRWAGTRTRGRWKYSSNDESEDSESEEDSEEEEEEEEPAPADDDEPCKKCGLPNHPELILLCDSCDSGYHTACLRPPLMIIPDGEWFCPPCQHKLLCEKLEEQLQDLDVVLKKKERAERRKERLVYVGISIENIIPPREPEIPESVDEKKKDSKKSKAKLLERRSTRQRKCISYRFDEFDEAIDEAIEDDIKEADGGGGGRGKDMSNITGHRGKDISTILEEERKESKRPLRAVAVRRKKRRRLNDLDSDSNLDEEESEDEFRISEGSQDEFVVSDENVDESEEDQPSNDDSDTEFSRRRPRRHHSRPMRQSRRLRRKTVKKRYSEDDEDEDSEDNVSGDSESDASSDYSDEDYLETRRRRSRRNQKRQVNYKEDSESEGSQKSFRYGKELRRIHKRRLSSSDSEESYVDKDSEDDKPGKASERSVRKRSHSTDEYSEGEDGDKEGRPIRKRLNRIETDEEDNCGNANNDASKPVPASKPLVPHGPQDITKKPCYRIESDDEDDFDNVGKVESPLDYSLVDLPSTNGQSPGKTIENLIGKSSEKTSAPKDSTANASLAPNGTSGGQEAVGPEEDEDELLRVTDLVDYVCNSEQL, from the exons ATGTGTCAAGAATTCAACAGCACCTGGGCATGGGAAATGGAGAAGAAAGGGTACTTTGAAATGAGCATTGAATGCAAGTTGGGAATATTGAAG TACCTTTGTGAGTGCCAGTTTGATGACAATCTAAAATTTAAGAACATCATTAACGAGGAAGATGCAGATGCTATGCGCCTTCAGCCGATTGGCAGAGACAAAGACGGCCTGACATACTGGTACCAGCTGGATCAAGATCATAACATTAGGATGTATGTTGAAGAGCAGGATGATCAAGATGGGTCTTCATGGAAGTGCATTGTCAG AAGCCGTAACGAACTGGCTGAAACTCTTGAACTTCTCAAAGCACAAATTGATCCTGCGCTATTAAAAAAGCAGCAACAGGATAGCTCATCGCGAGAAAGCCCTAGTATTGAAGGTGAAGAGGCCAAAAAGGGTGAAGAAACGTCAGCCCAAG aaagtgATTTGAAggtgaaagaagaaaaaaaggagatAAAAGAGGAGCAGCAGCCAAAGCAGTTGGAAACCCTCCCACTTCCCGCAGTTTCAGAAGAGGAAAACAAGATCAAATTAGAAAAAGTGCAGGACAGAGAAATCATAAAGCTGCCAGTTATAGTAAAGTTAGATAAACTTTCAGAAAACAATGGGGAAATGCAGATTACCAAAGAAGAAAGTGACTCTTTTAAAGAAAACGTTAAACCTGTTAAAGCAGAAGTGAAGCTAGAGCCAAAAGACTTGAAAGATGTAAATAGCAACACAGCGAAAACTGTTCATGAGCATGAGAGGATAGAGTTCTGTGTCAGTGTCAAAACTCCCCAGGAAATTGTGGAGAGAACTGCGGAAGAAAGTGAGAAACTTAAAAATGACCAGCAGGCAAAAATCCCACTGAAAAAGCGAGAGATTAAACTGACCGATGATTATGACAGTCCATTAAAAGGGACCTTGCGAAAATGTATTACCCCAACAAAGGATGTTTTGAAGGAAGAAGGGAAGCAAGAGGAGGAGACATTTAAGAGAGTCCCTACAATTACTGATGGGAAACTTCTTGTAAATGGGGAGGTTAGTAGTGAGAAAATCATGCCAAATAACAAGTTGGAACATTCCTCCAGCACAAAGGAAGATACTCCCAGCCTGCCTAAGGAGAAAAATGGCATAAGTGGGGAGAAAACAGTAGAGACTGTTAGCGCAATAGTAAGAACAACTGAGGTTGAAAGTAGTTTGCATACAGGGAAGGAGGTAGCGGTTGTGATAGCCGATGTGCCTTTAAAGGAGGAAAACAGTCGTAAAGGAAAGGAAAACTTGCTGGACAGTGTAGAAGCACCTTCAAAAATGGATGATTTTCTTCAGAAGCCTGAAGAATCCATGAAAGCAAAAGATGGCCTGCCACCTCCCAAGGAATGTTTAGATAAATCCTTAAAGGCACCTTCCCCAAAGGAGCTGGTTACTCCAGCAGTTGAAGAGGGTCTGAAAAATAAAGTTGAGCCAAGAGAGAAACCGGATTTGCCAAGAGTGGATGTGACTCCACCGCCTGCTCCAGCCCTTCTCTCTGAGAAATCTGTTCCTGAAAGAGAGGACTCTGGCGCTAAAAGCACACTCCCCAATAAAAGCAAAATACAAGAAGGGCAGGATTCTAAGCCACAGAAGGGCTCTGACGTTGAAGGGAGCGAAACACTCAAACCAGGAAATGCCCAAAGTTCTGTCGAGGAAACTTCTGAGACTAAAAAAGAGCCTGTGAAAAGTAAGTGTAAATACAAGCTGATTTCTGAAGAAGAAAGTTCTCTAACGGAGAATAGGGAAATAACCTCTGAGAGGCAGAAAGATGGGATCAAGCTCACAATCAGAATCTCAAGCAGAAAGAAAACTGATCCTCCTCCAAAgacacagaatgcagcagctgaaaaggaggaagaggcagcCGTCAACGTTGGTCGCATTTTACGGAGATCTCCCCGGATATCTAAACCTACTCCCAAAATAGTCGAGACCCGAGATCAGAAGCCTGAGAAAAAACGAAATGAGGAAGAGGAAGCGAGAGAGAAACCAGTGCAGAAGCAGGAGAAGAAAGAAGACTCaaaaaagcaagagaaagaaATGAATTCTAAGGCCAGCAAG GCTTCCCAGCGAAGTAAAGTTCGGTGGGCAGGTACTCGAACTCGTGGCAGGTGGAAATACTCGAGCAATGATGAGAGTGAGGATTCAGAGAGTGAAGAAGACtcggaagaggaagaggaggaagaagaacctGCACCTGCTGATGACGATGAGCCATGCAAGAAGTGTGGCCTCCCCAATCACCCAGAGCTA ATTCTCCTGTGCGACTCTTGTGACAGCGGCTACCACACAGCGTGTCTTCGACCCCCACTGATGATCATTCCCGATGGAGAGTGGTTCTGCCCACCTTGCCAACAT AAATTGCTCTGTGAGAAGTTGGAAGAACAGCTGCAGGACCTGGATGTTGTCTTGAAAAAGAAAGAGCGTGCTGAACGAAG GAAAGAACGCCTTGTGTATGTGGGTATTAGTATCGAGAACATCATTCCTCCACGA GAGCCTGAAATACCTGAAAGTGTGGACgaaaagaagaaagattccaaaaaaTCAAAAGCAAAGCTGCTTGAAAGGAGGTCAACTAGGCAACGGAAGTGCATCAGCTACAG GTTTGATGAGTTTGATGAAGCCATTGATGAAGCCATAGAGGATGACATCAAGGAGGCTGATGGAGGAG GAGGCGGGAGAGGGAAAGACATGTCTAACATCACAGGGCATCGTGGGAAGGATATTTCCACCATCctggaggaagaaaggaaggaaagcaaGCGGCCTCTGAGGGCTGTTGCAGTTCGCCGAAAGAAAAGGCGGCGTCTGAATGACCTGGACAGTGACAGCAACCTGGATGAAGAGGAGAGTGAGGATGAGTTCAGAATCAGCGAAGG ATCACAAGATGAATTTGTGGTTTCGGACGAAAACGTAGATGAAAGTGAAGAGGATCAGCCATCAAATGACGATAGCGATACAGAGTTTTCCAGGCGTAGGCCCAGGCGGCACCATTCGAGGCCAATGAGGCAAAGCAGACGACTACGGAGAAAAACAGTCAAGAAAAGATACTCTGAAGATGACGAAGATGAGGACTCTGAGGATAATGTAAGCGGTGATTCTG AAAGTGATGCTTCTTCGGATTACAGCGACGAAGATTACCTAGAAACAAGGCGGAGAAGATCTCGGCGCAATCAGAAGAGACAGGTCAACTACAAAGAAGATTCTGAAAGCGAGGGCTCTCAGAAAAGCTTCCGATATGGGAAAGAGCTGAGAAGAATTCATAAGCGCAGGCTTTCCAGTTCAGACAGTGAAG AGAGCTACGTGGATAAGGACTCTGAAGATGATAAACCCGGCAAGGCGTCGGAGAGATCTGTTCGGAAACGCAGTCACAGCACGGATGAGTACTCGGAAGGCGAGGACGGAGACAAGGAAGGGCGGCCCATTCGAAAGCGTCTGAATCGGATCGAAACAGATGAGGAAGACAATTGCGGCAATGCCAACAACGATGCAAGCAAGCCTGTGCCTGCCAGCAAGCCCTTGGTGCCCCATGGCCCACAAGACATCACCAAGAAGCCCTGCTACCGGATAGAAAGTGATGATGAAGATGACTTTGATAATGTTGGGAAGGTAGAAAGCCCATTGGACTACAGCCTGGTGGATTTGCCATCCACCAACGGACAGAGCCCTGGGAAAACTATTGAGAATTTGATCGGCAAGTCTAGCGAGAAGACTTCCGCCCCCAAGGACAGCACAGCCAATGCCAGCTTGGCGCCTAATGGGACAAGTGGTGGCCAGGAGGCAGTAGGGCCGGAAGAAGATGAGGACGAACTTTTGCGAGTGACTGACCTTGTTGATTACGTCTGTAACAGTGAACAGTTATAA